A part of Periophthalmus magnuspinnatus isolate fPerMag1 chromosome 19, fPerMag1.2.pri, whole genome shotgun sequence genomic DNA contains:
- the arl3b gene encoding ADP-ribosylation factor-like protein 3, with translation MGLLSILRKLKSTPDQEVRILLLGLDNGGKTTVLKQLASEDISHITPTQGFNIKSVQSQGFKLNVWDIGGQRKIRPYWRNYFENTDVLIYVIDSADRKRFEETGQELAELLDEEKLSGVPVLIFANKQDLLTAAPASEIAEGLNLHTIRDRIWQIQSCSALTGEGIQDGMNWVCKSVNSKKK, from the exons ATG GGATTATTGTCGATTCTCCGTAAACTGAAGAGCACACCGGACCAGGAGGTGCGGATCCTGCTCCTCGGTTTGGACAACGGAGGAAAGACCACAGTCTTGAAACAGCTGGCCTCAGAGGACATCAGCCACATCACCCCCACACAG GGTTTCAACATCAAAAGTGTCCAGTCTCAGGGATTCAAGCTAAACGTGTGGGACATCGGGGGGCAGAGAAAGATCCGGCCGTACTGGAGGAACTACTTTGAAAACACAGATGTCCTG ATCTATGTCATCGACAGTGCCGACAGGAAGAGGTTTGAGGAGACAGGCCAG GAGTTGGCCGAGCTGTTGGATGAGGAGAAGTTGAGTGGCGTCCCAGTTTTAATCTTCGCAAACAAACAGGACCTGCTCACGGCGGCTCCGGCTTCAGAGATCGCAGAGGGACTCAACCTTCACACCATCAGGGACAGGATCTGGCAAATCCAGTCCTGCTCCGCGCTCACCGGGGAGGGCATCCAG GACGGGATGAATTGGGTTTGCAAAAGCGTCAACTCCAAGAAAAAgtag
- the LOC117387601 gene encoding oocyte zinc finger protein XlCOF8.4-like codes for MSKAHALRALVQERLTAAAEEIFALFERTIAEYEEELRRSKQEERRKEELLQSVLSPRVLLLRAQHIPETSLNPGPENPETLQIKEEPQEPEEQRVKQEEEPLPVSEHVAVFVKTEESSLLHQTAPGEETREAEPHFHPDADNHLEWGPFSSCSEATGDKHHHEVWSRNEQTAAQNSHVSPKHQPMEITNNGEVSGTAGRADKIIRCCFCQKKCGNKTDLKVHLRVHTGERPFICSICMKTFTRTSHLAIHMRTHSGEKPYGCLICPKTFSDKSNLKKHIRVHTNERPFSCSACQKSFHFKHQRDRHASTHRRTFSSST; via the exons atgtcgAAAGCTCACGCGTTAAGAGCTCTGGTGCAGGAGCGGCTCACTGCGGCTGCGGAGGAGATCTttgcgctgtttgaaagaacgatagcggagtatgaggaggaactgcGCCGATCCAaacaggaggaaaggaggaaagaggagctgCTGCAGTCAGTGCTGAGCCCCAGAGTCCTGCTGCTCAGGGCTCAGCACATCCCCGAAACAAGTCTGAACCCTGGCCCGGAAAACCCAGAGACTCTgcagattaaagaggagccacaggagccagaggagcagcgcGTCAAACAAGAAGAAGAGCCGCT GCCCGTCTCTGAGCACGTCGCTGTGtttgtgaagacagaagagtcgTCACTGCTTCATCAAACGGCGCCCGGAGAGGAAACGCGGGAAGCGGAGCCGCATTTCCACCCCGACGCTGACAATCATCTCGAGTGGGGTCCGTTCAGCAGCTGTTCGGAGGCAACTGGAGACAAACACCACCACGAAGTCTGGAGCAGAAATGAACAAACAGCTGCGCAAAACTCGCACGTGTCCCCGAAACACCAGCCAATGGAGATCACGAACAACGGAGAAGTCTCGGGAACAGCCGGACGAGCCGACAAGATAATCCGCTGCTGCTTTTGCCAGAAGAAATGCGGGAATAAAACAGATTTGAAGGTCCACCTCCGAGTCCACACAGGAGAGCGACCGTTCATCTGTTCCATCTGCATGAAAACGTTTACGCGCACGTCCCACCTCGCGATACACATGCGAACGCACTCGGGGGAAAAACCTTACGGCTGCTTAATATGTCCCAAAACCTTCAGCGACAAGTCGAATTTGAAAAAACACATCCGAGTCCACACAAACGAGAGGCCGTTCAGCTGTTCGGCCTGTCAGAAATCGTTTCACTTCAAACATCAGCGGGACAGACACGCCTCAACGCACAGGAGAACGTTCAGCAGTTCAACTTAA